In the genome of Natronorubrum sediminis, one region contains:
- the pan2 gene encoding proteasome-activating nucleotidase Pan2 → MSRSPSIPDRPHRDIDPDLPDSERLEALHGHFSDLVDVNEQLASQLEQAQDRREQLRERVDRVERENETLKGSSLYIATVEDVLDNDEVVVKQHGNNQEVLTDVSPRMLERLEAGDRVAVNDSFAVQTILDAETDARAQSMEISERPQVTYGEIGGIDEQIREVREAVEQPLAEPELFEDVGIEPPSGVLLHGPPGTGKTMLAKAVANETNATFIKMAGSELVRKFIGEGSRLVRDLFEMAREREPAIIFIDEIDAIATTRTESKTSGDAEVQRTMMQLLSEMDGFDARGEIRIIAATNRFDMLDRAILRPGRFDRLIEVPEADQEGREQILQIHTRGMNVDDEVDFDDLAEETDGYSGAEIESLTTEAGMFAIRNDREEVHHEDFLNAIEKIEDDDSSDVISSAGYFYQ, encoded by the coding sequence ATGTCTCGAAGCCCGTCTATCCCAGACCGACCTCACCGCGATATCGATCCGGATCTCCCCGACAGCGAACGGCTCGAGGCGCTCCACGGGCACTTCTCGGACCTCGTGGACGTCAACGAGCAACTCGCTTCCCAGCTCGAACAGGCCCAAGACCGCCGCGAGCAACTGCGAGAGCGCGTCGACCGCGTCGAACGCGAAAACGAGACGCTCAAAGGCTCCTCGCTGTACATCGCGACCGTCGAGGACGTACTCGACAACGACGAAGTCGTCGTCAAACAACACGGCAACAACCAGGAGGTGTTGACCGACGTCTCCCCGCGGATGCTCGAGCGACTCGAAGCCGGCGACCGCGTCGCGGTCAACGACTCGTTTGCAGTACAGACGATCCTTGACGCCGAAACCGACGCGCGAGCGCAGTCGATGGAAATCTCCGAGCGACCACAAGTCACCTACGGAGAGATCGGCGGCATCGACGAACAGATTCGCGAAGTTCGCGAGGCCGTCGAACAGCCCCTCGCCGAACCTGAACTGTTCGAGGACGTCGGCATCGAACCACCGAGTGGCGTGCTCCTCCACGGACCGCCAGGGACCGGGAAGACGATGCTCGCCAAAGCCGTCGCCAACGAGACCAACGCGACGTTCATCAAGATGGCCGGCTCGGAACTCGTCCGGAAGTTCATCGGTGAGGGCTCGCGACTCGTCCGGGACCTCTTCGAGATGGCTCGCGAACGTGAACCGGCAATCATCTTCATCGACGAAATCGACGCCATCGCAACGACGCGAACGGAGTCGAAGACGTCGGGAGACGCCGAAGTCCAGCGGACGATGATGCAACTCCTCAGCGAGATGGACGGCTTCGACGCTCGAGGCGAGATTCGCATCATTGCCGCCACGAACCGCTTCGACATGCTCGATCGCGCCATCCTCCGACCCGGGCGCTTCGATCGTCTCATCGAAGTCCCCGAAGCCGACCAGGAAGGTCGGGAGCAGATCCTCCAGATCCACACGCGCGGCATGAACGTCGACGACGAGGTCGATTTCGACGACCTCGCCGAGGAAACCGACGGCTACTCCGGGGCCGAAATCGAGAGTCTCACGACCGAGGCTGGCATGTTCGCTATCCGCAACGACCGCGAGGAGGTCCACCACGAAGACTTCCTCAACGCCATCGAGAAGATCGAAGACGACGACTCGAGTGACGTTATCTCGTCTGCGGGCTACTTCTACCAGTAA
- the pepF gene encoding oligoendopeptidase F, translated as MSSVPERSAVDEADTWDLESIYASDEEWETAYESVAERVDDLAAYEGQTTDDESTLLEVFELRDDVMREVAMVASYARMRRDEDTTNQQYQALTARAQSLAADAQSAASFIEPELQELTREEFESMAGSEPALETYDHYVDDILRMKPHTRSAEVEALLADLSEVTGATGEVYTMLSNADMSFPTVEDPSGEAIEITQSNLTNLLKRPEREFRQTVYEAYFDEWSDVRNTVASSYKNSVKADVKMAQARNYDTAREAALDGPNVPVDVYDTLVDSVNDNLDKLHRHAELKRQALEVDDLQMWDVYMPVTGGESPDLEYEQASEYVVEALEPLGEEYQSRVAEGLESRWVDVYENEGKQSGAYSGGTYDTQPFILMNYQDDISSMYTLAHELGHSMHSQLTKDEQPFIYSNYEIFVAEVASTVNEALLTNHLLETVDDPEFRTHVLNEFAERVRSTLYRQTLFAEFEHEAHRLEETGEPLTADRLDEVYRGLKEAYYEPAVIDDRIAREWMRIPHFYRAFYVYQYATGISAALAIVDDVLPDGPGSDPNRDAAEDYLEFLRQGSREYPLELLRIAGVDMSTSDPIDRALETYGERLQELEQLLE; from the coding sequence ATGAGTTCCGTTCCCGAACGATCTGCAGTAGACGAGGCCGATACCTGGGATCTCGAGAGTATCTACGCCTCCGACGAGGAGTGGGAGACCGCGTACGAATCGGTCGCCGAGCGCGTCGACGACCTCGCCGCCTACGAGGGCCAGACGACTGACGACGAGAGTACCCTCCTCGAGGTCTTCGAACTCCGTGACGACGTCATGCGCGAGGTAGCAATGGTCGCCTCCTACGCTCGCATGCGTCGCGACGAAGATACGACGAATCAACAGTACCAGGCCCTGACTGCACGCGCACAATCGCTCGCAGCCGACGCCCAGTCCGCGGCGTCGTTCATCGAACCGGAACTCCAGGAGTTGACTCGCGAGGAATTCGAGTCGATGGCCGGGTCCGAACCCGCTCTCGAGACCTACGATCACTACGTCGACGACATTCTGCGGATGAAACCGCACACGCGCTCGGCGGAGGTCGAGGCCCTGCTGGCCGACCTGAGCGAGGTCACTGGTGCGACGGGCGAAGTGTACACCATGCTATCGAACGCGGACATGTCGTTCCCGACGGTCGAAGATCCCTCGGGCGAGGCGATCGAGATCACCCAGAGCAACCTCACGAACCTGCTCAAACGACCGGAGCGGGAGTTCCGCCAGACGGTCTACGAGGCCTACTTCGACGAGTGGAGCGACGTTCGCAATACGGTCGCTTCGTCCTACAAGAACAGCGTCAAGGCCGATGTCAAGATGGCACAGGCTCGCAACTACGACACCGCCCGCGAGGCCGCCCTCGACGGTCCGAACGTTCCCGTCGACGTCTACGACACGCTCGTCGACAGCGTCAACGACAACCTCGACAAACTCCACCGCCACGCCGAACTCAAGCGCCAGGCACTCGAGGTTGACGACCTTCAGATGTGGGACGTCTACATGCCCGTCACTGGCGGCGAGAGCCCCGACCTCGAGTACGAGCAGGCGAGTGAGTACGTCGTCGAGGCACTCGAACCACTCGGCGAGGAGTACCAATCTCGTGTCGCCGAGGGCCTCGAGTCGCGCTGGGTCGACGTCTACGAGAACGAGGGCAAACAATCCGGCGCGTACTCCGGTGGCACCTACGACACCCAGCCGTTCATCCTGATGAACTATCAGGACGACATCTCCTCGATGTACACACTGGCACACGAACTCGGCCACTCGATGCACTCTCAGTTGACGAAAGACGAACAGCCCTTCATCTACTCGAACTACGAAATCTTCGTCGCCGAGGTCGCCAGCACGGTCAACGAGGCCCTGCTGACGAATCACCTCCTCGAGACCGTCGACGACCCCGAGTTCCGCACGCACGTTCTCAACGAGTTCGCAGAACGCGTCCGCTCGACGCTCTACCGACAGACGCTCTTCGCCGAGTTCGAACACGAAGCACACCGACTCGAAGAGACTGGAGAGCCCCTCACGGCAGACCGACTCGACGAGGTCTATCGCGGACTCAAAGAAGCGTACTACGAACCCGCCGTCATCGACGACCGCATCGCTCGCGAGTGGATGCGTATTCCCCACTTCTACCGCGCGTTCTACGTCTACCAGTACGCGACCGGCATCTCCGCCGCACTCGCCATCGTCGACGACGTGCTCCCCGACGGCCCCGGAAGCGACCCGAACCGCGACGCCGCCGAGGACTACCTCGAGTTCCTCCGACAGGGCTCTCGCGAGTATCCCCTCGAATTGCTCCGGATCGCCGGCGTCGACATGAGCACGTCCGATCCCATCGATCGCGCGCTCGAGACGTACGGGGAGCGACTCCAGGAGTTGGAGCAACTGCTCGAGTAA
- a CDS encoding V-type ATP synthase subunit D has product MAKDVKPTRKNLMEIEDRIELSERGHGTLEKKRDGLIMEFMDILDKAQDVRGDLADDYEEAQKKINMARAMEGDVAVRGAAAALQEHPEITTESKNIMGVVVPQIESSRVSKSLDQRGYGIMGTSARIDEAAESYEDLLESIILAAEVETAMKKMLREIETTKRRVNALEFKLLPDLYENQEYIEQKLEEQEREETFRLKKIKEKKEQQEKEAQEAEAAAEAEAEANAEDTGTAEPDMEQSTAGGVPGGD; this is encoded by the coding sequence ATGGCCAAGGACGTCAAGCCCACTCGTAAGAACCTGATGGAGATCGAGGATCGGATCGAACTCTCCGAACGTGGGCACGGGACACTCGAAAAGAAACGAGACGGGCTGATCATGGAGTTCATGGACATCCTGGACAAGGCCCAGGACGTTCGTGGCGACCTCGCAGACGACTACGAGGAAGCTCAAAAGAAGATCAACATGGCTCGAGCGATGGAAGGCGACGTCGCTGTCCGTGGGGCTGCCGCCGCCTTGCAGGAACACCCCGAAATCACCACCGAGTCGAAGAATATTATGGGCGTCGTCGTCCCGCAGATCGAATCCTCGCGCGTCTCGAAGAGCCTCGACCAGCGTGGCTACGGGATCATGGGGACCTCCGCTCGCATCGACGAGGCCGCCGAATCATACGAGGACCTCCTCGAGAGCATCATCCTCGCCGCGGAAGTCGAAACGGCGATGAAAAAGATGCTCCGGGAGATCGAGACGACGAAGCGACGCGTCAACGCTCTCGAGTTCAAACTCCTGCCCGACCTCTACGAGAACCAGGAGTACATCGAACAGAAACTCGAGGAACAAGAGCGCGAGGAGACGTTCCGGCTGAAGAAGATCAAAGAGAAGAAAGAACAGCAGGAAAAAGAAGCCCAGGAAGCCGAAGCTGCGGCCGAGGCGGAGGCTGAAGCGAATGCGGAAGATACGGGCACGGCTGAACCGGATATGGAACAGTCGACTGCCGGTGGCGTTCCGGGCGGCGACTGA
- a CDS encoding pyruvoyl-dependent arginine decarboxylase, whose translation MSTIRIVWGVASAPTAMSSYDAALADAGVENYNLVSVSSVIPADTHVEAVGTAPDLGPAGERLTVVEARATVAGPGRASAALAWSQSVENGPGLFYETSGETDSEDVERRVLEGLAAGQELRDWEFADTQVATESIQAKPGEHTTALVLAVYGESEPIC comes from the coding sequence ATGAGCACGATTCGAATCGTCTGGGGGGTCGCATCGGCCCCGACGGCGATGTCGTCCTACGACGCCGCACTCGCTGACGCCGGCGTCGAGAACTACAATCTCGTCTCGGTTTCCTCCGTCATTCCGGCCGACACCCACGTCGAAGCCGTCGGCACGGCACCCGACCTCGGTCCTGCCGGCGAACGACTGACTGTCGTCGAAGCACGAGCCACTGTCGCTGGACCAGGCCGCGCGAGTGCGGCGCTCGCGTGGTCCCAATCGGTCGAGAACGGACCCGGGCTGTTCTACGAAACGTCGGGTGAAACCGACTCGGAGGACGTCGAACGGCGCGTTCTCGAGGGGTTAGCGGCCGGACAGGAGCTTCGCGACTGGGAGTTCGCGGACACACAGGTCGCCACCGAGAGCATTCAGGCGAAACCGGGAGAACACACGACGGCGCTCGTCCTGGCCGTCTACGGCGAGAGCGAACCAATCTGTTAA
- a CDS encoding DUF6276 family protein produces the protein MTCPTCSSPTVAVEVPESYREYAPERSATVAICTHCLTVESAEGGDPDPNFTAISDALPSNADAAIPLVLAIDRCDSLVTNRSAIEELLEAVEREGTDPLLVWDRLSRDPELEPTVDLERRRHQLEQLLY, from the coding sequence ATGACCTGTCCAACGTGTTCCTCACCGACGGTAGCTGTCGAAGTCCCAGAAAGCTATCGTGAGTACGCACCGGAACGATCGGCGACAGTGGCGATCTGTACGCACTGTCTCACCGTCGAGTCGGCGGAAGGCGGCGACCCGGACCCGAATTTCACAGCCATCAGCGACGCGCTTCCATCGAACGCAGACGCGGCGATCCCGCTCGTGCTCGCGATCGATCGCTGTGACTCGCTCGTGACGAATCGAAGCGCCATCGAGGAGTTACTCGAGGCCGTCGAGCGAGAAGGAACGGACCCGTTGTTGGTCTGGGATCGACTCAGTCGCGACCCCGAACTAGAGCCGACGGTCGACCTCGAGCGACGGCGACACCAACTCGAGCAATTGCTGTACTGA
- a CDS encoding ATP synthase subunit B — MKEYQTITEISGPLVFAEVDEPVGYDEVVEIETEQGETLRGQVLESSDGLVSIQVFEGTGGIDRNASVRFLGETMKMPVTEDLLGRVLDGSGNPIDGGPEIVPDDRIDIVGEAINPYSREYPEEFIQTGVSSIDGMNTLVRGQKLPIFSGSGLPHNDLALQIARQATVPEEEEGDDEDGSEFAVIFGAMGITQEEANEFMEDFERTGALERSVVFMNLADDPAVERQVTPRLVLTTAEYLAFEKDYHVLVILTDITNYCEALREIGAAREEVPGRRGYPGYMYTDLAQLYERAGRIEGKEGSVTQIPILTMPGDDDTHPIPDLTGYITEGQIMMDRDLNSQGIEPPVNVLPSLSRLMDDGIGEGLTREDHGDVSDQMYAAYAEGEDLRDLVNIVGREALSERDNKFLDFADRFETEFVQQGYDNNRSIEETLELGWDLLSMLPKEALNRIDEDLIEEHYREDEAEAAEVSAD; from the coding sequence ATGAAGGAATATCAAACGATCACGGAGATCAGCGGTCCGCTGGTGTTCGCCGAGGTCGACGAACCCGTCGGTTACGACGAGGTCGTCGAAATCGAGACGGAACAGGGCGAAACGCTGCGCGGTCAGGTGCTGGAATCGAGCGACGGACTCGTCTCGATTCAGGTCTTCGAAGGGACCGGCGGTATCGACCGCAACGCGTCCGTTCGGTTCCTGGGCGAGACGATGAAGATGCCCGTCACCGAAGACCTGCTCGGACGGGTGCTCGACGGGTCCGGGAATCCGATCGACGGCGGCCCGGAAATCGTCCCCGACGATCGAATCGACATCGTCGGCGAAGCGATCAATCCCTACTCTCGAGAGTACCCAGAGGAGTTCATCCAGACCGGTGTGTCGTCCATCGACGGCATGAACACGCTGGTTCGCGGCCAGAAGCTGCCGATCTTCTCCGGTTCTGGACTGCCACACAACGACCTCGCACTCCAGATCGCCCGTCAGGCGACCGTGCCTGAAGAGGAAGAAGGCGACGACGAAGACGGGTCGGAGTTCGCAGTCATCTTCGGTGCGATGGGGATTACCCAGGAAGAGGCCAACGAGTTCATGGAAGACTTCGAGCGCACGGGCGCACTCGAGCGTTCGGTCGTCTTCATGAACCTCGCGGACGACCCAGCCGTCGAGCGCCAGGTCACGCCGCGACTCGTGCTCACCACGGCCGAGTACCTCGCCTTCGAGAAGGATTACCACGTGCTGGTCATCCTGACCGACATCACCAACTACTGTGAGGCACTGCGCGAGATCGGTGCCGCACGTGAGGAGGTTCCGGGCCGACGTGGCTACCCCGGATACATGTACACCGACCTGGCACAGCTCTACGAGCGTGCGGGCCGGATCGAGGGCAAGGAGGGGTCGGTCACGCAGATTCCGATCCTGACGATGCCTGGTGACGACGACACCCACCCGATTCCGGACCTGACTGGCTACATTACGGAAGGCCAGATTATGATGGATCGAGACCTCAACAGCCAGGGTATCGAGCCGCCGGTCAACGTTTTGCCATCGCTCTCGCGATTGATGGACGACGGGATCGGCGAGGGCCTGACCCGCGAAGACCACGGCGACGTCTCCGACCAGATGTACGCCGCCTACGCGGAGGGGGAGGACCTGCGTGACCTCGTGAACATCGTCGGTCGCGAAGCGCTCAGCGAACGGGACAACAAGTTCCTCGACTTCGCCGACCGCTTCGAGACGGAGTTCGTCCAGCAAGGTTACGACAACAACCGCTCCATCGAAGAGACGCTCGAGTTGGGTTGGGACCTCCTCTCGATGCTTCCGAAGGAGGCACTCAACCGGATCGACGAGGACCTCATCGAAGAACACTACCGCGAAGACGAGGCGGAAGCCGCCGAAGTGTCCGCCGACTAA
- a CDS encoding ATP synthase subunit A produces the protein MSQAEDIESVDEDGLIESVSGPVVTATDLDARMNDVVYVGDEGLMGEVIEIEGNLTTIQVYEETSGVGPGEPVENTGEPLSVDLGPGVLDAIYDGVQRPLDVLEEKMGTAFLDRGVDAPGIDFETEWEFTPTVEEGDTLEAGDVVGEVPETESITHRVMVPPDYEGGEVTSVESGSFTVDEVVVELDSGEEVTMHQEWPVRQSRPADTKETPTVPLVSGQRILDGLFPIAKGGTAAIPGPFGSGKTVTQHQLAKWADADIVVYVGCGERGNEMTEVIEDFPELEDPTTGKPLMARTTLIANTSNMPVAARESCIYTGITIAEYFRDMGYDVALMADSTSRWAEAMREISSRLEEMPGEEGYPAYLAAALSEFYERAGKFQLMNGDEGSISVIGAVSPPGGDFSEPVTQNTLRIVKTFWALDADLAERRHFPSINWDESYSLYRQQLDPWFRENVADDWPEVRQWAVDVLDEEGELQEIVQLVGKDALPEDQQLTLEVARYLREAWLQQNAFHDVDTYCDPKKTYRMLEAIRTFNDEAFDALEAGVPVEEIQNVDAAPRLNRMNTSEEWNEFIDELESDLQEQIRSLY, from the coding sequence ATGAGCCAGGCAGAAGACATCGAATCCGTCGACGAAGACGGTCTAATCGAAAGCGTGAGTGGTCCAGTCGTGACCGCCACGGACCTCGACGCCCGGATGAACGACGTCGTCTACGTCGGCGACGAAGGACTGATGGGCGAGGTCATCGAGATCGAAGGAAACCTGACCACGATTCAGGTCTACGAAGAAACCTCCGGTGTTGGCCCGGGAGAACCCGTCGAGAACACGGGCGAGCCCCTGAGTGTCGACCTCGGTCCAGGCGTTCTGGACGCCATTTACGATGGTGTCCAGCGCCCACTCGACGTGCTCGAGGAGAAGATGGGGACGGCGTTTCTCGACCGCGGAGTCGACGCCCCCGGCATCGACTTCGAGACGGAGTGGGAGTTCACTCCGACCGTCGAGGAAGGCGACACGCTCGAGGCAGGTGACGTCGTCGGTGAAGTTCCCGAAACCGAAAGCATCACCCATCGCGTGATGGTGCCACCGGACTACGAGGGAGGCGAAGTGACGTCGGTCGAAAGCGGTTCGTTCACGGTCGACGAAGTCGTCGTCGAACTCGACTCCGGCGAGGAAGTCACGATGCACCAGGAGTGGCCGGTTCGCCAGTCGCGACCCGCAGACACGAAGGAGACGCCGACGGTCCCACTCGTCTCGGGACAGCGAATTCTCGACGGTCTCTTCCCAATTGCGAAAGGTGGAACGGCCGCGATTCCCGGTCCGTTCGGATCCGGGAAGACGGTCACCCAACACCAACTCGCCAAGTGGGCCGACGCGGACATCGTCGTCTACGTCGGCTGTGGCGAGCGTGGCAACGAGATGACCGAAGTCATCGAGGACTTCCCGGAGCTGGAAGACCCGACCACGGGCAAGCCGCTCATGGCTCGGACGACGCTCATCGCGAACACGTCCAACATGCCAGTTGCAGCCCGTGAGTCCTGTATTTACACCGGCATCACCATCGCGGAGTACTTCCGCGACATGGGCTACGACGTCGCGCTTATGGCAGACTCCACCTCCCGGTGGGCCGAAGCCATGCGTGAGATTTCGAGTCGACTTGAGGAGATGCCCGGCGAAGAGGGGTATCCCGCGTACCTCGCCGCAGCGCTCTCGGAGTTCTACGAGCGTGCCGGCAAATTCCAACTGATGAACGGCGACGAGGGGTCCATCTCGGTTATCGGCGCGGTCTCGCCACCGGGCGGGGACTTCTCCGAGCCGGTTACCCAGAACACGCTGCGTATCGTCAAGACGTTCTGGGCGCTCGACGCCGACCTCGCAGAGCGTCGGCACTTCCCGTCGATCAACTGGGACGAGTCGTACTCGCTGTATCGACAGCAACTCGACCCCTGGTTCCGCGAGAACGTCGCGGACGACTGGCCGGAGGTTCGCCAGTGGGCGGTCGACGTGTTAGACGAGGAGGGCGAACTTCAGGAGATCGTCCAACTCGTCGGCAAGGACGCGCTGCCGGAAGACCAGCAACTGACCCTCGAGGTCGCACGCTACCTGCGTGAAGCCTGGCTCCAGCAGAACGCGTTCCACGACGTCGACACCTACTGCGATCCGAAGAAGACCTACCGAATGCTCGAGGCGATCAGGACGTTCAACGACGAGGCGTTCGACGCGCTCGAAGCCGGCGTTCCGGTTGAAGAGATCCAGAACGTCGACGCGGCCCCACGCCTCAACCGAATGAACACGTCCGAGGAGTGGAACGAGTTCATCGACGAACTCGAATCGGACCTGCAAGAACAGATTCGGAGCCTGTACTAA
- a CDS encoding DUF5811 family protein, with protein sequence MNGNTPYAGLPGETGAGQRAAADVPELSRDQKRLLHRDVSRIAARTREFLPSEYVVDSDITSGMSGPQVTVAVRPPIGHAVSAGFTPDLEDVATEDDLITADERNEVARGLAASAALQVKQAVSNNVKPTGK encoded by the coding sequence ATGAACGGAAATACGCCGTACGCAGGACTGCCGGGAGAAACGGGTGCTGGTCAGCGTGCCGCGGCGGACGTTCCTGAACTCTCGAGAGATCAAAAGCGACTTCTCCACCGTGACGTCTCGCGGATCGCCGCTCGCACGCGCGAGTTCCTCCCGAGTGAATACGTCGTCGACTCGGATATTACGAGCGGGATGTCCGGCCCGCAGGTCACCGTCGCCGTCCGGCCACCGATCGGCCACGCCGTCAGCGCCGGGTTTACCCCCGACCTCGAGGACGTCGCTACCGAAGACGATCTCATCACGGCGGACGAGCGAAACGAGGTCGCTCGCGGATTGGCCGCCAGCGCCGCGTTGCAGGTCAAACAGGCCGTCAGCAACAACGTGAAGCCGACTGGAAAGTAG
- a CDS encoding M28 family peptidase, with protein MDEERLGEGADHLALALGCAWSDDRGWELLTKLTELPHRMGGSPGERRAADLVGEAFIDAGLTDVQQAEFSMQHWERGTTEFAVLDTVGGDGESESGRPFEAIALPYAPAGDVQGPLVDVGYGTPAELEDIDLQGKIAVASTTTPSGQRFVHRMEKFGHAVAAGADAFIFANHIPGQLPPTGALKFDAEAAMPGVGVSAETHGWLREYADRGARARVRVDASTEPGSSQNVHGTLGPDTDEEVLVVAHYDAHDTSEGALDNGCGIATVAGASAILAELEADLECRVRVAGVGCEEIGLLGADALADELDLESIRAVINVDGAGRFRTLRAYSHGSTAIEAMAEEVTDAAGQPVSHEPDPHPFSDHWPFLREGVPALQLHSEPPEGAERGRGWGHTAADTRDKVDPRNLREHAMLTALLVRDATRRQFPRRDEGDLREQLQSQSYEPGMRAADIWPRSWDDLSET; from the coding sequence ATGGACGAGGAACGTCTGGGTGAGGGTGCCGATCACCTCGCCCTCGCGCTCGGCTGTGCGTGGAGTGACGACCGGGGCTGGGAGTTGCTGACGAAGCTCACCGAACTCCCACATCGGATGGGTGGCTCGCCCGGGGAGCGACGAGCCGCCGACCTCGTCGGCGAGGCGTTTATCGACGCCGGCCTCACCGACGTACAGCAAGCGGAGTTCTCGATGCAACACTGGGAACGGGGAACGACGGAATTCGCCGTCTTAGATACCGTGGGAGGAGACGGCGAGTCCGAGTCGGGTCGCCCGTTCGAGGCGATTGCGCTGCCCTACGCGCCGGCGGGCGACGTACAGGGCCCGCTGGTCGACGTCGGTTACGGAACCCCGGCGGAACTCGAGGATATCGACCTGCAGGGGAAAATTGCGGTCGCGAGTACGACGACGCCGTCCGGGCAGCGATTCGTCCACCGGATGGAGAAGTTCGGTCACGCGGTCGCTGCCGGAGCCGACGCGTTCATCTTCGCAAACCACATTCCCGGCCAGTTGCCGCCGACGGGGGCGTTGAAGTTCGACGCCGAAGCCGCGATGCCGGGAGTCGGCGTCAGCGCCGAAACCCACGGCTGGCTCCGCGAGTACGCCGACCGCGGCGCTCGAGCCCGGGTCCGAGTCGACGCCTCGACCGAACCGGGCTCGAGTCAGAACGTCCACGGCACGCTCGGGCCGGACACGGACGAGGAGGTGCTCGTCGTCGCCCACTACGACGCCCACGACACCTCCGAAGGGGCGCTCGACAACGGCTGTGGCATCGCGACCGTCGCGGGGGCGAGTGCGATCCTCGCCGAACTCGAAGCTGACCTCGAGTGTCGGGTTCGCGTCGCCGGCGTCGGCTGCGAGGAGATCGGCTTGCTGGGTGCCGACGCCTTGGCCGACGAACTCGACCTCGAGTCGATTCGCGCGGTGATCAACGTCGACGGTGCGGGTCGGTTTCGTACGCTTCGGGCGTACTCACACGGCTCCACGGCGATCGAAGCGATGGCCGAGGAAGTCACGGACGCGGCTGGACAGCCGGTTTCTCACGAGCCGGATCCACATCCGTTCAGCGATCACTGGCCGTTCCTTCGCGAGGGCGTCCCGGCGCTCCAGTTACACAGCGAGCCACCCGAGGGCGCCGAACGGGGGCGCGGGTGGGGGCACACGGCGGCGGACACGCGCGACAAGGTCGATCCGCGGAATCTCCGAGAGCACGCCATGCTGACGGCGTTGTTGGTTCGGGACGCGACGCGCCGTCAGTTCCCGCGTCGTGACGAGGGCGACCTCCGTGAACAGTTGCAATCCCAGTCCTACGAACCGGGAATGCGCGCCGCCGACATCTGGCCTCGGTCGTGGGACGATTTATCTGAGACGTGA